The Rhododendron vialii isolate Sample 1 chromosome 6a, ASM3025357v1 genome includes a window with the following:
- the LOC131329655 gene encoding heavy metal-associated isoprenylated plant protein 32 yields MASSADMGCVLKVNIHCESCRMHLLQVLKSISGVYSVTLDAEEGLASISGEVDPNILLKAITNTGKHAELKWVNFKRPAPNHYAGSGYYNNVDDGYYGPGYGYGSHTGAYGPTNQSYYGGRELMPPAEGMYREAPQNYWPQPQGWPQVTDQYYDYRPSYDYSSNYGYLPPSGAHYH; encoded by the exons ATGGCGTCCTCTGCAGACATG GGATGTGTTCTAAAAGTAAATATCCACTGTGAATCGTGCAGGATGCACCTCCTTCAAGTGCTGAAATCCATCTCCG GGGTATACTCTGTCACCTTAGATGCAGAAGAAGGATTAGCATCGATTTCAGGGGAGGTGGATCCCAACATACTTCTGAAGGCAATAACCAACACTGGGAAACACGCAGAGCTCAAGTGGGTGAACTTCAAACGTCCAGCACCAAATCACTACGCAGGATCAGGTTATTACAACAACGTCGACGACGGATATTACGGTCCCGGTTACGGTTACGGCTCACACACTGGCGCCTATGGGCCAACGAACCAATCTTACTACGGAGGCAGGGAACTAATGCCCCCAGCTGAAGGAATGTACAGGGAAGCACCGCAAAACTACTGGCCTCAGCCTCAGGGATGGCCCCAAGTGACTGATCAGTACTACGATTACCGACCCTCCTACGACTATAGTTCAAACTACGGTTATCTGCCCCCAAGTGGTGCTCATTACCATTAA